A genomic region of Dreissena polymorpha isolate Duluth1 chromosome 4, UMN_Dpol_1.0, whole genome shotgun sequence contains the following coding sequences:
- the LOC127876058 gene encoding uncharacterized protein LOC127876058, giving the protein MEVQCLVKHFCLPVGATVSQWKTVRGALSESGKTEDEAMAWVTGNLKESHVNIFKLATIGLLLPMSTADCERGFSTLKQIKTDNRATLSNKVLKALLTVSIKGPSLEVFDFACAVKTGTGPGHVEQT; this is encoded by the coding sequence ATGGAGGTACAGTGTCTGGTCAAACACTTCTGCCTACCCGTAGGTGCCACAGTTAGTCAGTGGAAGACTGTGAGAGGAGCCCTCTCCGAATCTGGGAAGACGGAAGATGAGGCAATGGCGTGGGTAACAGGAAATTTAAAAGAGAGCCACGTCAACATCTTCAAGCTTGCGACCATTGGTCTTCTCCTGCCCATGTCTACTGCCGACTGTGAGAGAGGGTTCAGCACcctcaaacaaataaaaacagacAACCGAGCTACTCTGTCAAACAAGGTGCTAAAAGCCCTCCTCACTGTCAGCATCAAAGGTCCCTCATTGGAGGTTTTTGACTTTGCTTGTGCGGTCAAAACTGGCACGGGGCCAGGCCACGTAGAGCAGACATAG